The sequence below is a genomic window from Longimicrobium sp..
AGGCCGGTCATGGAGATGTGCGCCACCATCATCCCGTCCATGCCGGCGCGCACGGCGGCGCGGAAGGGCACCAGCTCCACCGAGTCGAGCCGGGCGCGGTCGGCGCGGATGGCGGCGAAGCCGATGTGGGTGTCGGCCTCGGTGTCGCCGTGACCGGGAAAGTGCTTGCCCGCCGACAGCAGCCCGGCGGAGCGGATCCCCCGCGACATGGCCGATGCCAGGCGCGCCACCTCTCCCGCGTTCTCGCCGAACGAGCGGACGTTGATGATGGGGTTCAGCGGGTTGGAGTTCACGTCCAGCACGGGCCCGAACGTCAGGTGAACCCCCACCGCCCGCGCCTCGCGCCCGATCACCCGCCCCACCTGGTACGCCAGCGAATCGGAGCCGATGGCCCCCAGCGCCATCACGGGCGGAAACGACGTTCCCCCGCCCAGGGGGAGCAGCGACGGCAGCGCGTACCCGCCCGCCAGCCGCATCCCCGGCCCGTTCTCCATGTCGGTGGTCACCAGCAGCGGCACGGGGGCGCGGCGCTGCAGGGCGTTCAGCTTGGCGGCGTAGCTGTGGGGCAGCCCCATCGAAATCACCAGCCCCCCGATGCCGTCGCGCTCCACCATCTCCAGCAGCCGGTCCATCTCCGGCGAGTCGGCCGCCACGTACTCGCCCCCCGTCCACCCGAACACCACCTGCCCGGCCTTCTGCCGCAGGGTGAGGGACGCGAGGGTGCTGTCCACCCAAGCCTGCTGCTCGGCGTCCAGACCGTCTGCGGCGGCGGAGGGGGCCTGGACCGGGGCGGCGGTGGGTGGGGAGGCGGCGGTGGGTGGGGAGGCGGCGGGGGCGCAGCCCAGAGTCAGCAGGAGCAGGACGGACGGCAGGCGGATCATGGGCATCGCGGGATGGGGGTTGCCGCGAAGGTACGCCGGGTGGGGACGCGGGGGCAACGGTAGCGATTCCTGGCCCCGCGTCGAACGACGGAGCTGAATGACTACTCCAGGAATACGCCAACGACGGACTGGCACCCGCGATCCTGCTGCCGGCGACACCGCAGCGATCACGGTTCGGGCGGTAGAATGGAGATGAACAGCGGGTGAGCCGAGTGTACGCAATCGTTGCCATAAGAACACAGAGTGTACATCTTCTGAAGGGCTGCTCGTTCGCGATGCAGCCCTTCACGCGTTTGTTCATCTTGGACCTTCCGCTACGCCTCTGGCGTAGAAAGCTGATCCCTGCTATGCTCTTCGTAGAGTCGAGTCTATTCGAACGCGCTCGGAAGGAGTACCTGGCGGATGACGGCCTGCGAGAACTTCAGGCCGTGTTGCTTGCCCGGCCTGACGCGGGCGTGGTGATCCCAGGCACCGGCGGCGTGCGGAAGCTGCGCTGGAAGGTGGAAGGACGCGGTAAGCGAGGCGGATTGCGGGTCATCTACTACGTCCGCGCGTCGGCGTTTCGCTGCTATCTCCTGCACCTTTATTCGAAGAACGTGGAAGAGGACTTGTCGCCCGCCATGCGGAAGGCATTGGCCGCGCTGGTCCATCAAATCGAGGCAGGTGAGTGATGGAGGAAAAGCTGTTGGACGAGCTGGTTGCCAGCCTGGAAGAAGCCGCCGCTCATTCGCGGGGCGATCTGGATCTTCCCGCCGAGCGGATTCACTTCTTCGGTGAGCCCGATCCTCGTGAGATACGGGCGCGGCTCGGCATGACGCAGGATCGTTTCGCGGATGCCTTGGGGATCAGTGTAAAGACGCTGCGGAACTGGGAGCAGGGGCGCCGCGATCCGAGCGGGCCCGCCATGCGCTTGCTGCGCGTCGCCGAGAAGCATCCGGAGATCCTGCTGGAAGCCGCTGCGTCGTAACCCACCTGCCGGGCAGCGGGACGAGCCGCCTACGTGGTCTTCACGCGGTGTGTGGCGGATCCCTCAGTCGCTGCAAAGTATGGAGCCACGGCAACTTGTGCGTGGCCGCTCCATCGGGATGACATCACGGACCGGCAGCGGCGTGCACACGAAGTTCTCCCTCTCCCCTGCGAAGCGGGGGAGAGGGCCGGGGAGAGGGGGCTCCCGCGGCATGCGACGCAGCCCGTCGAACCCCGATCGTCCCGGCCCCGTGCCGGAACGGGCGAGGACACCCGGAACCGGCGCACGGTGAACGGGTACGCCTCGGCCGACCACGGCTCGCATCCCAGCGCTCCGAACCATCCGTCTCCCGGAAGAACTCCGATGAACCTCGTGCGCTACGCCGTTGCCGTGCTCCTCGCCTCGCTGCTCGCCGCGCCCGCGTACGCCCAGCAGGCCGGCAGCGCCGAAAGCCGTCCGGCCGAGGCTCCGGCCACGCTTGCCAGCGCCGCGCTCCGGCCGCTGCCGCCGGCGCTCACCCCGGCGCCCGTGTACGCGCACTCGACCGCTCTCACCGCCCGCCCGCCGTCCACCGCCGCGCACGGGGTGATCGGGGTTGGCGTGGGGGCGCTGGCCGGGCTCGCGCTCATCGCACTGTCCCCGAATTGCTGGGAAGCGGACTCCATGTGCGGGATCGCCATCCTGCCGATGGCCGGGGTGGGAGCGGTCGTCGGCGGGGTGGTGGGGCTGGGTGTGGGCGCCATTCGCAACCGCTGAGCAACGCCGAGAGCCCCACCCGAAGTACTCCCCACGAAGACGGCCCTCCCCCGCACCGCGGAGGAGGGCCGTCCAGCGTTCCCGCCGAACGCTACAGCTTCCAGATGCGCTCGGCGTAGTCCTTGACCGAGCGGTCGCTGCTGAAGAACCCGCAGCGGGCGACGTTCAGGATGGCCTTGCGCGTCCAGGCGTGCTGGTCTGCCCAGGCCAGGTCCACCGTGGCCTGCGCGTCCAGAAAGGCGTCGAAGTCGGCCAGCACCATGAACTCGTCCGCCGTCAGCAGGTGCTCCACCACCGGACGGAACAGGCCGGGGTCCTCGGGCGAAAGCATGCCGCTGGCCACGAAGTCCAGCACCCGCCGCAGCCGCGGGCTGGCCTCGTACTCCGCCCGCGGGTTGTACCCCGCCACCCGCCGCGCCTCTACCTCGTCGGCCGTCATCCCGAAGATGAAGATGTTGTCGAGGCCCACGTTCTCGGCGATCTCCACGTTGGCGCCGTCCAGCGTACCGATGGTGAGCGCGCCGTTCAGGGCGAACTTCATGTTCCCCGTTCCCGACGCCTCGAAGCCGGCGGTGGAAATCTGCTCCGACAGGTCGCTTCCCGGGAAGATGCGCTCCGCCAGCGACACCCGGTAATCGGGAAGGAACGCCACGCGCAGCTTGCGCCCCGCCACCGGGTCGGCGTTCACGTGGCGCGCGATGGCGTTCGTCAGCTGGATGATCAGCTTGGCCGACCAGTACGTGGGCGCCGCCTTGCCCCCGAACAGCACCGCGCGCACGGGAATGTCGCGCTCGGGCGAATCCAGGAGCTCCAGGTAGGTGTCCACGCAGCGCAGCGCGTTCATCAGCTGGCGCTTGTACTCGTGCATGCGCTTCACCTGCACGTCCATCATCGTTCCCGGCGCGATGGCCACGCCCGTGATGTCGTGGACGATCGTGGCCAGCCGCGCGCGGTTGCGGGCCTTGACCGTCATCCACCGCTCGCGGAACGAGGCGTCGTCGGCGTACGGCTCCAGCCCGCGCAGCCGCTCCAGGTCCGTCACCCACTTCTCGCTGCCCAGCGCCTCGGTGATCAGCCCCGACATCTCGGGGTTGGCCTTGAGCATCCACCGGCGCTGCGTGATGCCGTTGGTCACCGAGGTGAAGCGGTCGGGCCACAGCTCGGCGAAGTCGCGGAAGATGCGGTCCTTGAGAATCTCGGTGTGGAGCGCCGCCACCCCGTTGGTGGTGTGGCTGCCCACGATGGCTAGGTGCGCCATCCGCACCTGCCCGTTGCCGACGATGGCCATGCGCTCCTCGCGCGCGGCGTCGGCGGGAAACTTCTCGGCCACGCGGTCGCGGAAGCGCCGGTCGATCTCGCGGATCAGTTCCAGGTGGCGCGGCAGCAGCCGGCCGAACAGGTCCAGCCCCCAGGTTTCCAGCGCCTCGGGAAGCACCGTGTGGTTGGTGTAGGCGAAGGTGCGCCGCGCGATGTCGAACGCCACGTCCCACTCCATCCCGGCGTCGTCCATCAGCAGGCGCATCAGCTCGGGGATGGCCACCGCGGGGTGGGTGTCGTTCAGCTGGA
It includes:
- a CDS encoding type II toxin-antitoxin system RelE/ParE family toxin — encoded protein: MLFVESSLFERARKEYLADDGLRELQAVLLARPDAGVVIPGTGGVRKLRWKVEGRGKRGGLRVIYYVRASAFRCYLLHLYSKNVEEDLSPAMRKALAALVHQIEAGE
- a CDS encoding helix-turn-helix domain-containing protein, whose translation is MEEKLLDELVASLEEAAAHSRGDLDLPAERIHFFGEPDPREIRARLGMTQDRFADALGISVKTLRNWEQGRRDPSGPAMRLLRVAEKHPEILLEAAAS
- a CDS encoding glycogen/starch/alpha-glucan phosphorylase — protein: MPTTPLKVPDSLTQPMDTGRRNTRVEALKREVESHVRYTLARNLASATPRDVYMATAWTVRDRLAERWAATNARYEQGDVKRVYYLSLEFLIGRTLGNALINLGYSGAADEALQELGYEMEELQEGEPDAGLGNGGLGRLAACYLDSMATLELPGMGYGIRYEHGIFRQAVDERGRQVEKPDNWLKDGNPWEIARPDRTYTVQFYGRAEPRRDAAGRLHYHWVDTKDVQAMAFDTPVPGFCNNTVNTLRLWAARATEEFDLEGFIRGNYIAAVEAKTQTETISKVLYPPDDTGAGKELRLKQQFFFVSATLQDIIKRYKTERSSFADFPDKVQIQLNDTHPAVAIPELMRLLMDDAGMEWDVAFDIARRTFAYTNHTVLPEALETWGLDLFGRLLPRHLELIREIDRRFRDRVAEKFPADAAREERMAIVGNGQVRMAHLAIVGSHTTNGVAALHTEILKDRIFRDFAELWPDRFTSVTNGITQRRWMLKANPEMSGLITEALGSEKWVTDLERLRGLEPYADDASFRERWMTVKARNRARLATIVHDITGVAIAPGTMMDVQVKRMHEYKRQLMNALRCVDTYLELLDSPERDIPVRAVLFGGKAAPTYWSAKLIIQLTNAIARHVNADPVAGRKLRVAFLPDYRVSLAERIFPGSDLSEQISTAGFEASGTGNMKFALNGALTIGTLDGANVEIAENVGLDNIFIFGMTADEVEARRVAGYNPRAEYEASPRLRRVLDFVASGMLSPEDPGLFRPVVEHLLTADEFMVLADFDAFLDAQATVDLAWADQHAWTRKAILNVARCGFFSSDRSVKDYAERIWKL